A genomic segment from Candidatus Caldatribacterium sp. encodes:
- the smpB gene encoding SsrA-binding protein SmpB, with translation MKVIAENRKARHLYDILERYEAGIELKGTEVKSLRNHAVSLDQSFCHVKNGEMWLHNMHITPYHYGNVFNHDPKRPRKLLLKKREILRLGSLVEQKGLTIVPLRVYFNDRGKAKVEIALVKPKKLYDRRRELMEREEKRTLERLMKYRG, from the coding sequence ATGAAGGTCATTGCGGAGAACCGAAAGGCTCGACATCTCTATGATATTCTCGAAAGATACGAGGCAGGGATTGAGCTCAAGGGAACCGAGGTCAAGTCTCTGCGGAACCATGCCGTAAGCCTTGATCAGAGTTTTTGCCACGTGAAGAACGGAGAAATGTGGCTCCACAATATGCACATCACTCCTTACCACTACGGTAACGTCTTCAACCACGATCCGAAAAGGCCCCGAAAGCTCCTCCTGAAAAAGCGAGAGATTCTCCGTCTTGGGTCTCTTGTGGAGCAAAAAGGCTTGACAATTGTTCCGCTACGGGTGTATTTTAACGACAGAGGTAAGGCAAAGGTAGAGATTGCCCTCGTCAAGCCCAAGAAATTGTACGACCGGCGCAGAGAACTCATGGAACGGGAAGAAAAAAGGACCCTCGAGCGTTTAATGAAGTACAGAGGATGA